The DNA segment TGTCTCAATATGTCGATGGCataagtcgaaaaatgcgtatctacAATAAGCCACTGGAAAAGAAGCGAACAGCAtcaaggccggattaagggggtggccacatgggcggtggccacatgggccgcggcccatggcggcaaaatgtagggggcggcttTTGCAATCTTtatgaatgtaggtatcaaaaaagagagaaaaaaatcggattcagaaagtaaattacaaacgagaaaaggcgacaaaatctctcatttcctgagagtgaaagtatagtaagttctaattttgtcgtcttttggtgatacaagagacagcgcctttaattagtcgagttaagagagatctaaacacgcaatttgacctgaaccggcgcggcggtcggcatgaaacgcatagcgcctacaagactgcatgaatacttcacgcattgcgttaaacacactgcggtcagcagcagtcggcttcggcgtgaaacacatagcgcctacaagactgcatgaatactccacgcattgcgccaacacggAGCGATCGGCGCGGCGgtagaagttaaaatttttaaccacgcCATTTctaaatgactcgatccactgtgtgtcgcaTAGAAGTCAGTGAAGGCAGGTTTCCCaaggaatttggaaaatgacttttccctgatttccctgacacattttggtgaaattctctgacaactgaagatatggcaaatggttaagaagacataattgaaaaaagttttcaggcaaaatttgtagttcgaaacctcaaacccattatACAGCGCAAATAAAggagatttaacaaattttccctgacttttcccggtattccccgactgtggcaacccttcGAAGGGTCTTTCCTAGTATCCGCCTCAAAAAGTGATGAGTCAAAAAAGTATAAGTAGTGTGCAATTCAACGTCTCGGAGTTCTACTTTACCCGATCCGGAACAAAAGTACGTTTCATGTCCAGAGGGAATCGGGGTCATAGCAAAGCTGACAATCGGTCGAAAGTTCCACGGCTGAATTGCGAATGCGCGGATGAAGAGGACGACGTGCTAAAGATCGCGATACGCCTCTTATGCTCAAATCAGCGTGCCGTGACCAAGAATAATCAGCGCGTCGTTTTCAAACCCGAAATGCCGCATAAGCTccaattttcagtcattttgaGGGACGGAAAAAGAATAGCGCCATTTCCAAATGCTCCAACTGGAGGAACGCTTTCGTCTGGGGGTATCGATGTCAGCCTGGGGcggggtgtctactagaacaggctggccaaaagtcagtactttcacagtattttttcagtacattcccgagaaattcagtacttccttaacagaaaaattcaatactttttagtacctctatttgacgaaattcgaaaaatttcataattttgagtttctcgctcaaattgcgacaaaatttaaaaaattccggaccttcttgcggaaattccgcactttttcagtacttccggaccgcccttacaagaataaacatcaaaacacgattctgtgactggcGCAACTGACCCAATATTGAGGATAACTGGACTAtactttgcaattaggaactaaaatttctgacacGGTTAAAAAACAACCTGTGTACCAGTAGTTTCCCTACGAGCATAAGTGTTTGAAcggatgagccggaaattgtagttcctaattccaaaatgtagtctatttgAAGTCCCTTCCCACTTGGAgcagggttaccacagaatttagaaaagaaaattccttgacatttccctgatttccctgacacattttggcgaaattccttGACGGATGATTAAAAGAGCATACTTAATTGAAactaattttcagacaaaatttgttgttcgaaacctcaaacccattctagaaagcaaatgaaggtgaattaacaaattttccctgacgtaTTCGTTATTTTTCCTGACTTAaacatttcctgaaatttcccggttttccctgactgtggcaagcCTGTTGGAGGTGGCGCCCCTCCTGGGGAAATTTTTCCGAAACGATCAGAAAAACTCGACGAATCCCACCCCACGTGACACAGGGACCTCCCTAGAATGGAAGACGAAGACTGGGCTTACGACAATGGTCAGATTACGCACCCCCGCGACCGGTAAAAGGTCTAGGCTCGGGGAGGGTCGGGGCCGGGCCGGGGGATGGGGCTGCGGTGCAACGGGAACTGGGTCAACGCTCTTTGCGCGAGTCGCAGACtggcgtggcgcggcgcggtgggcaAGGCGGTGGCGGTCGGTGGGGCGATGCAATGACCCTCCTGGCCTCGTGGTTGTCTCGCTGCCACGATTCGCTCAACCCCACACTTCGTCAGTTCGTCCGTCCATGGAATCGACTCCATTACGCAAAGACCAACTaccattcagtggcgtggcgtgaatgatcgattaccgatatttctccatttgaagttgtagtaaagaatcgattatcaaggtgttcgctgcgaacaccttcataatcgatctttttcaatagatttaaatggccgatcaatcgatatatcgcaaagcacgccacgccactgctaccaTTTCTCCCGCACTTTAGAGACCACGAAGAGTTCCCATAGCTTTCCGTGACACATAGCTGCTTACACGGGTGAGCTGGAAAAGGTAGTTCCTTGTCGCTTAGTCAGGGTTGGCCAGGGCCAGATTAGACGAATGCTGTAGCACTCGGCCTACGTCCTCCAacagcccgattgttgaaatttatgtcggcacgacaagaatcgaaaatcgatacattacacggcgcagcgggccgattatagaaatttatagacaaagctatagacaaagaagacaaaaggagtaAAAGAGCACATTTCACgagttttgcatttttttaacaagtttTTCTTGAGGGTCCTGTAcggacagcgggctgattgttaaaattgatagacaaagctacagacaaagaagacatacggaatatggagggatcctactggttgaaatgggtggttcttctAGActgagggggtaaatgatggactaactatcgggtctctcgtgggttgccgttggttagtctattacctacgtccttcgtccattgcaaccacccgcttccaccaatatcaCCCGTCAATATtctttctgtcttctttgtctattgctccGTCTACCAATTTCGATAATTAGCCCGCAggtagggctatgtcttgtcttctccggccgacatagccagttagtTTCAACCATCAGGCTGCAGGAGTCTTTCAAGACTAGACGGATTTAGAGAGGCCCTAAAGCTGAAACTTTGGGTTGCGTGGGGCCCCaaagtttcagaatttgaggCCCCTGATGACAAGCACCCTGGACCCCTGAGCGCTAAATCCGACTCTGGGGTTGGCGCTGCCATTTTAATTCGCGCGGCCACTTGCCGCAAAAAAGGGAAGGCTGTGAAAATTGGGAGGGCCAACCGGCAAGAGCGTCATAATCGCGGGTTTCTTCGGAAGTCGCGGTGAAATTAGCTTGTTTTTCGCAGAATCGCCGCAATGTCGGTATGACGGACGAAGACATCCTGGCTAAGAAAGTTTGGGGGGGAAGGGGTTTCTGTAATGGGAGAGTCAGAACTTTCTGGAGCCCTGCTTTCCAGAAACGAGATATTTCTTTGACTTTTCGGTCAgtttgttctttttcttggaTCATGACCGCACCGGATAACCCTTCTTATCTTCCGCTGACACAGGCTGAGGAACGAAGTGTTCATGTTCAATAAACAGGCCCAGTTTGACGAAATTCTCAAGTTAAccattttcattaattattgTCACGGCGTGAAAATAAGACGACCTCATCTCGAAAACTACGAGATAAAAATACGAGCATCGCGATATATTCCGCAAGGACACATTGAGAGGAAGCGAGAGATGACACCGACAATCCCTTCAGATGTGATGATACTTTCTTCCctcctaaccccccccccctctaaggGCTGCAAGGGCTGTACTATCATGCTCAGGAAGGACGTTGTATGAGCTTTCAtgcgtagccaaatttcctgtgacaAAGAGGGGATTTCCCGGAAAACTCGGgggaatttttcctcaaattttgaagtgaatttTGTTCACAGTtagatccgaaaatttcagaaaaaatattcatggaatTCCTCCAAAAAAACTTTATCAGGgcaaacttggcaacatttgaatcgGGGTTGCCACggaatgtaaaaaataaaatcccctgacacattttggcgaaattccctgacagttgaagatgtgacggacggttaagaaggcataattgaaaatagttttccggcagaatttgttgttcgaaacctctaacccattctagagagcaaatgaactgcattttgcaatttggagctataaattctaacttatctgaaaaaacacttatgtgcataggaaaactaatggcacatacgttgtttttaaaccgggccgaaatttatagctcttaattgcaaagtgtagtccaaaTAGAGGTGATTTAacgaattttccctgacattttcgtcatttcccctgactgcggcaaccctgctgaatgttcatacgtcttttttcctcaacacggcgcGGCAGTGCGTTCCGTCTAACCCGCCGATCACTTCCGGTCTTATATCCGATTTGCGAAAATGCGTGACATTTGATGCCCGGAGgctgcagcccccccccccccccccacacccgACGCCCTGCCGTGATCCGGGTCTGTCAAGCGGGCCTCTTCGGGTCAATGACCTCGCGACTTAACGCACGCAAAAAATAGCACCAATCCCTGCGATGCCAATAGGTGTGGCTGTCGCAAAAGGaagaaaacgaaagaaaaacgcGAGGAGAAGCGTCAACTATGCGTAGGCttcgttttttcgaaaaaaacatacgtcgtcaccttccggccaaagtatcacaagcgccatgcgaagtttaaaaatttccgccgccaatttattttttttacagagaaattgttggtaaaatttgtttgaaaatttcaccgaatttcgTCGGcagtacgaagaaaattcagtgaaatttttggacggcTTCGTTGATCAATTTCTCAGTGAAAAAGttaaatgacggcggaaattttgaaacgtcgcatggcgcttgtggcCACTTTGGCCGGCGGGTCACGACGTGTAGAGCAGATTTGATGAATCACGTCGGTGGACTTACGTAACATCAATTGGAATTGGACAACGttgagtagaaaggaaccaagcaacatcggctactgccaaatttaactgggcaattcaattttttacaagagaacgtttactTAGGCGAATTTattagaaaattttcaggaatttactTCGTAGTACgcagaaaattatctgaaatttgcataaaaatccgcacaaccatttgcatgtaaaaaattaaatttctcagttaaatttggcaatagctgatgtagcttggtccctttctgcttaacgcggtccaattcactATCAGATTTTAAGATTCTGAGAGTTGATGAAAATTGAATGCTACCGCCCTGATAAAATTGGTTAATGAAGAGTAAGGCACACTGCATGAAAATGCTACAAATTACTGCAAGGTTGATTTGGACGGACACAGAGTTTAATAGCAACGCATCAAGGTGCGccttgggaaaaaatatgtggaAGTTGTTTTGAATTCGATCagtcacaaattttcaaagttgagaaaaaacattttcaacaagaaaatagtcTCTAAACTTTGTCCTAAACATTGAGTCTTTTAGGAATCATCATAATTGAAACTTCTCTATCTTAGTTCAAACATGATAGGTTTTGATGCGTTTCTGATCAATTTAATTGttagaaaaaatgagatatCATTTTCAGTAGATTTCCGCTGggagacaaatttaaaaaaactcgaGTTCGGATGATCCCATACTTTTTACATTCtgtaattatgaaattttttaaaacctgcTTTACTCCagactttttatttaattctaaGGAGCGCTGAGAAACTCTAGTTTCTTGGCGACTACAACTACAAAATACGATACTCTAAACCAGATTATATCAGTGCTAGGATCCGCCATAGTTCTCATTTCCTGACAGTCCTGCTAATTTTCAATATTATGGTAGTCCttaattggaaaatgtagtctaattagTCTGCTTGTTCACTGCATACTTTCACAGCTCTAGACTCTGTGAAGACAGTAGACCACTAGCTTAAAAAGTATTCTAGAGAATATGACCAACTTGGATAGGAGAGCTGCAAGTTACTTGCCTTaagacagtgttcgaaactcacaggcaccaacgcgcctaagaaatcggtcatggcgcctaaaaaatgaaggctctgcgccaacgtggcccctaaaaattctccccccccccttcccccggcaaaaaatcttaattttttctgtgtggtgatttttcaaaatttcttccaagttacagctacttgttctgtaactaaaCATCTGAAGCTTCTAACTTTTCATTGAGTGCATCATGATATTTAGACGAACAGTCAATTCGGTCCCTAAAAATCTAGCTTGATGAGTcgcatggctcctgaaactcaatgACGAGTTTTGAACACTGCTGTTAGAGCTTGCAGAATTAAAGACATACTGAACTCACGATAATCATTGAAAACAACAATCCTTTAAAATTCCCATAGTTGATTGAGCCCCAAATGACTTACATCTATTggaattcaataaaatttcgatttagtATGAATACTGTTCTTCAGTAGGGGCAACCCTATGTTACAGCACTTGGTGACATACGACCCATCACAAGAAAAAAGATGATccatagaaaaaaaacaagagactCAAAGTATCCGTTTTGAGTCATTGATTTGTAAGAAACAAAGAATTGTGTCAGAATTCCATTATTTTACTTGCCTTGTTCCAAAACCATGTGTAGTTTATATCTTTCAGGTTAACCACAGACTAGATAGTAATTAAAATTCCAGAACTAGCATTGGAGGCTTGGcgatgaaaacttaaaaaaaaactcgggcCAAGCTGGCTCATGATTTTAAGCAAGAGCAATAGTTTGtccaaaaaatgagaaagtgTGTGATGGGGTCGCTTGTTACGGAAAACACAACCCAGCGAAAGCCCAATTGGATTCACAGTATGTATTGATATAAGTAGGTTATTAAAAGGCGCAGCCGGAACTATACCTGGACTGAGAATAGTCATTAACTTTGGTTGCTTGAGAGCTggatttcacagaaatttttttttttcaagacgaTTTGAAAAAGCGAAGCTGCATGAAACAGGTATAACTAACGCATGTGGAGGATAGAACTAAAGGAGCAAAGAAATGTGGAGAGATTAGGAGATCTTAGTCCATACAACAGTATGCGGTGTTTCAACATATTGGACGTATGCCAGGCGGCGAGTCAAGATACTTAAAAATAGCTCAACAGTGAGGAGTTGGGCTGAAATGATGTATTAATAAGATGGTACCTTTGAAGTTGAGAACCGTCATATAACTGGTAACGCCCGAAGGGACGAATCCGGTAAAGGCAAGAGAATGCAGTTTTGAAAAGTCGCTAATTTTGCTCGGGGAGAGCTCCGCAGAATGAACGCACGCAAGTATCCTGAAAAAACCAAGAGGCGAATTAGACACAAGAGTCACGACTGTAATGAGTTCAGGTTACACGGTTTCACAGGGAAAGTATGGAACAAATCGAGAATTTTCCTAGGCTACTTACTTTGAGACCGATAAACGACTCTCTCGGATACTCCGATCGATGGAAACACAAGAAAACTCGGGAAAGACTgaggaaaatattgagaaaaacgGAAAATGCACTCGGAAAACAGTCACGTAACCAGAGAACACACAGGACAAAAGTGTTTCACAGCGACAGCCTAATGGCACCTAATCTAATGGCAATGCAATGCCTACGTTCAACAGCGACTTATCGCGCTACCTCACCACAGCAAGCAACTTTGAACATGGAAAAAGTTTAGTTAGGCATCATCTCCTGTATCAAAACTGTGGCAGGGATAAAATGACTCGTCGTTTTTTCAAGtaataaaattttatgatttttgcaattttttgagccattttatACTTTTAATGCACTTAcgttatgcttgttgcctactTCCAGGCTAACCGAGATTTGCGAGGTGTGATGTCTTTCTAAAACAACTCTTTGTTATTGTTATTTTGAGGTTATAACTTGAAAGATATATTGCAATTACTTCAAAGTTCTAACTTTAGACATTCTGAGTGGTTACACAACGTGGTTcagttttttaataaaattttaagcatgAAAAATTGTTGGGAAAATCATATTTCATCCGATTAATCTCAGATTTATCGTATTAAGTTGGAAGCAACGTACCAACGTGGTTTCCTTggcaaagtgtttttttcaatcaaagttCAATTTGTGATAAATTAAAACTATGACTTCTCCAAATAAGTTCACTTGCATATCGTGTAGAGTAGCTTTTAACGATGCGGAAATCCAGAGGAAGCATTATAAGTGTGATTGGCATCGCTACAACTTAAAACGGAAGGTGGCAGGGCTGCCCCCTATTTCAGCGGAGGAGTTTCAAACTCGGGTTCTTCAGTTCAAAACCACCGCTGAAAATGCCAATAGTAATGATGGAATCTACTGCATGGTTTGTAAAAAAAGTTTTACCACAGACAAATCCTATGATAACcataaaaattccaagaaacaCCAAGAAAATGAGTTCAGGTCAGAAATTCATCAGGGTAATGGTACTCCAGTTTCAGTTGTTCTCAAGAAGAAAGATCAGACAAGTGAATCAAGTAGCAAAATGGAAGTAGAGGATGAGgcggatgaagaaattgaagaagttTCTGATTTTTCTGATGATGATGAAATAAGTGAAGACAATCCAATAGCCAACGACTCCTGTTTATTCTGTCCTTACACCAATGAAGATCTGGCCGAAATCGTTCAACACATGACTTCAGAGCATTCATTCTTCATCCCTGATATTGAATATTTAGTCGATCTTAAAGGATTGCTTCTACATCTAGGAGAAAAACTATGCCGTTGGCACATTTGTCTATGGTGTGAAAAAgcttatccatcaataattgcTGTCAGAAATCACATGTCCGATAAAGGCCATACGAAAATGTTGCACGAAGGTTCTGCATTAGTCGAGTACACAGACTTCTACGACTACAGCACAAGTTATCCAGACAATGATGGAGATGTCAGCATGGATTCTGAAGTTAATGTGCCCATAATAGATGATTCAGGATTCCAGCTTGTTCTTCCGTCAGGAGCTTCTATAGGACATCGATCATTGATGAAATATTATCGGTAAGATCTTTTTAGGATCTTTCTTCTCTCTGGAAAGACTCCTTGTGTGAGCACTACTTGAACTCCacctattttcaaattaatgcaTCCGATCTCACTAAAACTGCAGTCGGTGCAAGAACAATTTCCAGAAAGGACTGCACAAGAGTTCCTTTAACTACCTAtccatatttttcagaaaactggCTTCCACAATTATTTCCTTAAGTAACAGACCTAATCACATAATAGTGCAAGTGAGTCTATTGAGAAATATTGATAGGTAAGTTTATGCAAGACTTTTTTGTAAGTAGGTAAATTtacagaaaagaaaataactaaaaaaaaaaatagtgtattttcttcagaaaatacactaaaaatctAATCAATTGTACAAATTGCACTTATCATTCACTGACCTCAAATTTAACTGTGGGAAGATGATATaggtatacatattttttatttcaacaagtaaattttacaaaagaacaaagaaaaacaGCTTCATATGCCCAAAGACCCCTTGTGTGGCATACGTCACAGAATCAAATATCATAGagaccaagaaaaagaaaacactggTTGTCAAATCCTGACAGAACAAAAAGTATTTTTCGACTCAAACTTCAAATTTAACTGTGGAAAGATGAGAAAGACATACTCATGTGGTAGTTTCATAGGTGTTAAAAACATCTCACGTGTAGATCCGGATTACAGCATTTGCAAAGCAATTTCCTCAATTAATGCAATGTcaccaattattttttcttttttctggtCTACAGCATTGTAAAATTAGGGTGAATTGCATATTTTATCTGGAAATCAGCTATTTTTTTGGTGAAGTAAATCAGGATTTTGGATGTGACGCAAAACTTTAGAACTTTTTGCTCTCCTACCTAGTTTTAATGTGATCTACACATCCTTATAATAGTTTCCACTAAGTTTTCCCTTCCCCATCCTCCCCCTTCCCTCCTTCCCgaagaaaattacttttttcttctttttctttcataagGTCGGAACAAAGCTTGAACTCAGTTGAGTCAAAAAGTTCTAAGTTAGAAATTTTTTCGATGATTATTCTTTTCCTTATTGTTTACTTATGACTTGCTCCTTATTTACAGTTGTGTATAATTTAACATTCTAATTGCtcactttttactttctcgctcccctagggtagagaggaagtattgtcatcctccaagaaaaaaaaaaaaaaaaagttgaaatttcatcatttccagacgttttaaggtccaaggagtcaaaataaccatacttgaaaaaatgtgtgtccgtccgtccggcgtcccccaaatctgtctacagcgatatctcagaatctatctgttcgatttcattcaaaattctcacagaacaccatatttatggtctccttatgcacgtccaacgattttggggtacgctaaaatttgggggg comes from the Bemisia tabaci chromosome 7, PGI_BMITA_v3 genome and includes:
- the LOC109035659 gene encoding cytoplasmic 60S subunit biogenesis factor ZNF622; the encoded protein is MTSPNKFTCISCRVAFNDAEIQRKHYKCDWHRYNLKRKVAGLPPISAEEFQTRVLQFKTTAENANSNDGIYCMVCKKSFTTDKSYDNHKNSKKHQENEFRSEIHQGNGTPVSVVLKKKDQTSESSSKMEVEDEADEEIEEVSDFSDDDEISEDNPIANDSCLFCPYTNEDLAEIVQHMTSEHSFFIPDIEYLVDLKGLLLHLGEKLCRWHICLWCEKAYPSIIAVRNHMSDKGHTKMLHEGSALVEYTDFYDYSTSYPDNDGDVSMDSEVNVPIIDDSGFQLVLPSGASIGHRSLMKYYRQNYNPHRALVPTSSNNKLAKIMAQYRALGWNGTSKEVAAKKAKDIKYMHYVKQKYRMQVGVKANKLQKHFRPQVIF